A portion of the Simkania negevensis Z genome contains these proteins:
- a CDS encoding Glu/Leu/Phe/Val family dehydrogenase, with protein sequence MNLKQEEIEIADYEKVVKFTDADSGLTAIIAVHNTDLGPGLGGTRIYPYKKFEDALTDVLRLSKGMTYKAGMAQVGLGGAKSVIIADPKTEKTPELLHAFGEAVNTFHGTYICAEDVGCTPEDIEIILQKTKYACGVHNLRGSGNPSAYTAWGTFLGIKSALMHLENHTSLEGKTFAIQGVGSVGRRLIELLFWEGAQLIISDIDDAAVARCAHQYAAKVAAPDEILYVDCDILAPCALGGVFNEETIPNLRCKAIAGAANNQLLNESDADLLSKRGILYAPDFVINAGGLINVMHELSPDGYQAPRAREMTKKIYQQLIDIFEIAKQKKISTHQAAVSIVDHRLEHGIGKRSEELFFRFAPIEPSHALTS encoded by the coding sequence ATGAACTTGAAGCAAGAAGAAATCGAAATCGCTGATTACGAAAAGGTTGTTAAATTCACAGATGCGGATTCAGGTCTTACCGCAATCATTGCCGTTCACAATACTGATCTAGGCCCGGGACTCGGTGGAACTAGGATCTATCCCTACAAAAAGTTTGAAGACGCACTGACCGACGTTCTTCGCCTCTCAAAAGGAATGACTTACAAAGCCGGCATGGCCCAAGTGGGACTAGGCGGAGCAAAAAGCGTTATCATTGCCGATCCCAAAACCGAAAAAACTCCCGAGCTCCTTCATGCATTTGGCGAAGCCGTTAATACTTTCCATGGAACCTACATCTGCGCTGAAGACGTTGGATGTACACCAGAAGATATTGAAATCATTCTTCAAAAGACCAAATACGCCTGCGGCGTTCACAATCTTCGTGGAAGTGGAAACCCTTCTGCCTACACCGCTTGGGGCACATTTCTCGGCATTAAATCCGCATTAATGCACCTTGAAAATCACACCTCTTTAGAAGGAAAAACTTTTGCCATTCAAGGAGTCGGAAGCGTCGGCCGCCGCCTCATTGAACTTCTTTTCTGGGAAGGGGCTCAGCTCATCATCTCAGATATCGACGACGCTGCAGTCGCTCGCTGTGCTCACCAATATGCTGCTAAAGTCGCTGCCCCCGACGAAATTCTCTATGTCGACTGTGACATTCTTGCTCCCTGCGCGCTTGGTGGAGTTTTCAACGAAGAGACCATCCCCAACCTGCGCTGCAAAGCTATCGCTGGAGCAGCTAACAACCAACTCTTAAACGAATCAGATGCTGATCTCCTTTCTAAACGGGGTATCCTCTATGCCCCCGATTTTGTGATCAATGCTGGAGGGCTTATCAATGTGATGCACGAGCTCTCGCCAGACGGTTATCAAGCACCTCGTGCCAGAGAAATGACCAAGAAAATCTATCAGCAACTAATCGATATCTTTGAGATTGCAAAGCAAAAGAAAATCTCTACGCACCAAGCAGCTGTAAGTATCGTTGACCATCGACTTGAGCATGGAATTGGAAAACGTTCAGAAGAACTTTTTTTCCGCTTTGCGCCAATAGAACCTTCCCATGCTTTGACATCTTGA